One Candidatus Thermoplasmatota archaeon DNA segment encodes these proteins:
- a CDS encoding thymidylate synthase: MTEQSLEIVFIKAFDLPDAWYQCLERIVEIGYEYKVDRGSYSGQRRKEFDFVVVQITNPSNRPLVPTIPEGLGLPPPTSMDYVEKYIEYLITDYKKLGEDYTYGERLVNAKVKLDIEFEGKRIKGEFPYSFNQIDEAIEMLKATPGTNQALLQIGQCSDMKLSDPPCLRHIDLRIRYGKLHFLPYFRSWDLVGGFPANLAALQLLKEYMAKEIGVEDGEIIAQSKGLHIYEHYWDYAKIRTYK, from the coding sequence ATGACTGAGCAAAGTTTAGAAATTGTTTTTATTAAAGCATTCGATTTGCCTGACGCTTGGTATCAGTGCTTGGAACGAATTGTTGAGATTGGTTATGAGTATAAAGTTGACCGTGGGAGCTACTCTGGGCAGAGAAGAAAAGAATTTGATTTTGTTGTAGTTCAAATTACCAATCCTAGCAATAGGCCGTTAGTCCCTACTATTCCTGAGGGACTAGGGCTACCGCCGCCTACCTCAATGGATTACGTTGAGAAATATATAGAATATTTGATTACAGATTACAAAAAGCTCGGTGAAGATTACACTTACGGAGAGAGACTTGTAAATGCGAAGGTCAAACTCGATATTGAGTTCGAGGGCAAAAGGATCAAAGGCGAATTTCCGTACAGCTTCAATCAGATTGACGAAGCAATTGAGATGCTAAAAGCAACGCCTGGGACAAACCAAGCTCTTCTGCAAATAGGACAGTGTTCAGATATGAAGTTAAGCGATCCGCCTTGTTTGCGGCACATAGATCTACGAATAAGGTATGGCAAACTGCATTTTCTGCCTTATTTCCGCTCATGGGACCTCGTAGGTGGATTTCCTGCAAACCTAGCTGCGCTTCAACTTCTCAAAGAATATATGGCAAAAGAGATCGGGGTAGAGGATGGCGAGATAATTGCGCAGTCGAAAGGACTGCATATCTATGAGCATTACTGGGACTATGCTAAAATAAGGACTTATAAATAA
- a CDS encoding adenylosuccinate synthase, whose translation MSVTAIIGAQWGDEGKGKVTDYYAENADFIIRFQGGTNAGHTVIVGTEKFKFHLLPSGILRPDKISIIGNGVVVDPEVLIEEIKRLKEKGFKVDNLIISDKSNVIMPYHKIIDELEEASKGKKSLGTTKRGIGPCYSDKIARLGIRMADLLEEQTLSDKLAYIIEVKQKIINALGSKKKLSKEAILKEYLEYGRNLQRYIADTSQIIAEALEKDKNILLEGAQGTLLDIDHGTYPYTTSSNTTAGNACTGSGISPAKITKVIGVLKAYTTRVGSGPFPTELKDEIGNRIRERGAEYGTTTGRPRRCGWLDLVALKYACLINGFTSLAITKIDVLSGLQNLKICSSYKYKNKIIDSFQSTASILEQCSPQYDELEGWEEFDKKEAIEKGFEALPKNLKNYLNFISTNLKVPVEFVSIGAAREESIMIKR comes from the coding sequence AAAAGGTAAGGTTACAGATTACTATGCAGAGAATGCAGATTTTATTATTAGATTTCAAGGCGGTACTAACGCAGGTCATACAGTTATTGTAGGAACTGAGAAATTCAAGTTCCATCTTCTACCTTCAGGTATTCTTCGACCAGATAAAATTTCTATTATTGGCAATGGCGTAGTTGTAGACCCCGAAGTGCTGATTGAAGAAATTAAAAGATTAAAAGAAAAAGGTTTCAAAGTAGACAATCTAATAATAAGTGATAAATCAAATGTAATAATGCCTTATCATAAAATAATTGACGAGCTTGAAGAAGCGAGCAAGGGTAAAAAAAGTTTAGGTACTACTAAAAGAGGCATAGGACCTTGCTACTCAGATAAAATTGCACGTTTGGGAATAAGGATGGCAGACCTGCTGGAGGAGCAAACACTCTCGGATAAATTGGCATATATTATAGAAGTCAAGCAGAAAATAATCAATGCGCTAGGTAGCAAGAAAAAACTTTCAAAAGAAGCTATTCTTAAAGAATATTTAGAGTATGGTAGAAATCTCCAGCGCTACATTGCAGATACTTCCCAGATCATTGCAGAAGCGCTTGAAAAAGACAAAAATATTTTACTTGAAGGTGCGCAGGGCACTTTGCTCGATATAGATCACGGTACTTATCCTTATACTACCTCTTCAAATACTACTGCTGGTAATGCGTGCACGGGCTCTGGAATATCGCCAGCAAAAATTACAAAAGTAATTGGTGTTCTCAAGGCATATACTACAAGAGTTGGCTCAGGACCTTTTCCTACAGAGCTTAAAGACGAAATAGGTAATAGAATAAGAGAAAGGGGTGCTGAGTACGGCACAACCACAGGCAGACCAAGAAGATGCGGATGGCTTGATTTAGTAGCTCTAAAATATGCCTGCCTAATAAATGGATTCACAAGTTTAGCAATAACAAAAATAGATGTGCTTAGTGGCTTGCAGAATTTAAAAATTTGCAGTTCATACAAATACAAAAATAAGATTATTGATAGTTTCCAATCAACTGCTAGTATTTTAGAGCAATGCTCGCCGCAATATGATGAGCTTGAAGGCTGGGAAGAGTTTGATAAAAAAGAAGCTATAGAAAAAGGGTTTGAAGCTTTGCCAAAGAATCTCAAGAATTATCTTAATTTTATTTCAACGAATTTAAAAGTACCAGTTGAATTTGTATCGATAGGGGCTGCAAGAGAAGAGAGTATAATGATTAAACGGTAA